One Cucumis sativus cultivar 9930 chromosome 1, Cucumber_9930_V3, whole genome shotgun sequence DNA segment encodes these proteins:
- the LOC101208945 gene encoding uncharacterized protein LOC101208945 — translation MGQNNLLCSSSTMIFMAVVFTVVSLLGLFFQATQLPPPQNNGESVGLSVSSPRIRLRDGRFLAYRERGVSKNDSINRIIVSHGFGSSKDMNVLATQELIDELGIYFLLFDRPGYGESDPNPNLTVKSEALDIEELADHLQIGSKFYVIGVSMGSYSIWGCLKYIPNRLAGAALIVPTVNYWWPSLPHSLISKDYRRQIVQWAVWLSHYAPGLLYWWITHTWIPSNAVLERNPIFFNDRDIDILKSIPGFPMLAQNKLRERGVFDTLRHDFMVAFGEWGFDPMRLSNPFPENGSSVHIWQGYEDRVVPFQLQRYVSGKLPWIQYHEVPDGGHLIVHYRGLFATILRALLLGEEFCSDPKPNLSNTVV, via the exons ATGGGTCAAAATAATCTGCTTTGCTCTTCTTCGACAATGATTTTTATGGCGGTGGTTTTTACGGTGGTGAGTCTTTTGGGACTGTTTTTTCAGGCCACACAGCTGCCTCCTCCACAGAACAATGGGGAATCAGTGGGCTTGTCTGTTTCTTCCCCAAGAATCAGACTCAGAGATGGAAGATTTTTGGCTTACAGGGAGAGAGGAGTGAGCAAAAATGATTCCATCAACAGGATCATTGTTTCCCATGGTTTTGGAAGTTCCAAGGATATGAATGTTCTAGCCACTCAG GAGCTAATAGATGAGTTGGGgatctattttcttctatttgatCGACCCGGGTATGGAGAAAGTGATCCAAATCCAAACCTTACAGTAAAAAGTGAAGCATTGGACATTGAAGAACTTGCTGATCACTTGCAAATTGGTTCCAAGTTTTATGTGATTGGTGTCTCAATGGGATCATATTCCATTTGGGGTTGCCTTAAATACATACCAAACAG GCTAGCTGGTGCAGCACTGATTGTCCCAACTGTTAACTATTGGTGGCCTTCCCTTCCTCATAGTTTGATAAGCAAGGATTACAGAAGACAAATTGTGCAATGGGCTGTCTGGCTTTCGCACTATGCCCCGGGATTGTTATATTGGTGGATCACTCATACATGGATACCTTCAAATGCTGTCCTGGAAAGAAATCCCATCTTCTTCAACGATCGAGATATCGATATCTTGAAGTCGATTCCAGGATTCCCAATGCTCGCACAG AATAAACTACGGGAAAGAGGTGTTTTCGACACACTTCGTCACGACTTCATGGTAGCGTTCGGCGAATGGGGGTTTGATCCTATGCGTCTAAGCAATCCTTTCCCTGAAAATGGAAGTTCAGTGCACATATGGCAGGGTTATGAAGACAGGGTAGTACCCTTCCAACTTCAGAGATATGTTTCTGGGAAGCTGCCATGGATTCAGTATCATGAAGTTCCTGATGGGGGCCATTTGATTGTGCATTATAGAGGTTTGTTTGCGACCATATTAAGGGCTCTTCTGCTTGGAGAAGAATTTTGTTCCGATCCTAAGCCAAATTTGTCCAATACTGTAGTTTGA